A part of Cottoperca gobio chromosome 4, fCotGob3.1, whole genome shotgun sequence genomic DNA contains:
- the glulb gene encoding glutamine synthetase: MATSTSSKLNKAVKQQYMDLPQGDKVQAMYIWIDGSGEGLRCKTRTLDTEPKTIEDLPEWNFDGSSTYQSEGSNSDMFLIPAAMFRDPFRKDPNKLVLCEVLKYNRKPAETNLRQTCKQIMSMVENNHPWFGMEQEYTLLGTDGHPFGWPSNGFPGPQGPYYCGVGADKAYGRDIVEAHYRACLYAGVDICGTNAEVMPAQWEFQVGPCEGINMGDHLWVARFILHRLCEDFGVVVSFDPKPITGNWNGAGCHTNFSTKEMREDGGLKIIEESIERLAKRHQYHIRAYDPKGGLDNARRLTGRHETSNIDEFSAGVANRGASIRIPRAVGQDKRGYFEDRRPSANCNPYIVTEALVRTCLLKEEGEEPTDHRKLTA, encoded by the exons ATGGCCACCTCAACTAGTTCAAAACTGAACAAAGCTGTTAAGCAGCAGTACATGGACCTCCCTCAGGGGGACAAGGTCCAAGCCATGTACATATGGATTGATGGTTCTGGAGAGGGACTGCGCTGCAAGACCAGAACTTTAGATACTGAACCCAAGACGATCGAGG ATCTTCCTGAGTGGAACTTTGACGGCTCCAGCACCTACCAGTCAGAGGGCTCCAACAGCGACATGTTCCTGATCCCCGCCGCCATGTTCAGGGACCCGTTCAGGAAAGACCCCAACAAGCTTGTGCTCTGCGAGGTGCTCAAGTACAACCGCAAGCCGGCAG AGACTAATCTGCGCCAAACCTGTAAACAGATCATGAGCATGGTGGAGAATAACCACCCGTGGTTTGGTATGGAGCAGGAGTACACTCTCCTGGGCACGGATGGACATCCCTTCGGTTGGCCTTCTAACGGCTTCCCAGGTCCACAAG GGCCTTATTACTGTGGAGTGGGAGCAGATAAAGCGTATGGACGCGACATAGTGGAGGCGCACTACAGAGCCTGTCTGTACGCCGGGGTGGACATATGTGGCACCAATGCTGAAGTCATGCCAGCTCAG tGGGAGTTCCAGGTTGGGCCTTGTGAAGGTATCAACATGGGGGACCATCTGTGGGTTGCTCGCTTCATCCTCCACAGATTGTGTGAGGATTTCGGTGTGGTGGTCTCCTTTGACCCGAAACCCATTACAGGGAACTGGAACGGCGCCGGCTGCCACACAAACTTCAGCACAAAGGAGATGCGTGAAGATGGCGGACTAAA AATCATTGAGGAGTCGATCGAGAGGCTGGCGAAGAGACACCAGTATCATATCCGCGCCTACGATCCCAAAGGCGGGCTCGACAACGCTAGACGGCTCACTGGCCGTCACGAAACTTCAAACATCGACGAGTTCTCAGCTGGCGTGGCCAACCGTGGTGCCAGCATCCGCATTCCTCGTGCAGTAGGGCAGGACAAGAGGGGCTACTTCGAGGACCGCCGCCCCTCCGCCAACTGCAACCCATACATTGTCACAGAGGCTCTGGTGCGCACGTGTTTACTcaaagaagagggagaggagcccACAGATCACAGAAAACTAACAGCCTAA
- the znf648 gene encoding zinc finger protein 648, which translates to MQMISSPTPKVTMADEISPRLSDTAVVAIRSNGKHQERHCVTPSLPDGQILVNTHHVKTDSSFGGICGMTLLSESCDTGILYLNPQTPKWSLVEKFAELSQAEETGFKDDQDHGSQGLLQCTKHIENNTMYGYNEVLLDAAQMKERSQYLKSHNIQSNASDKQRASKLKELNVEEYSLGGSGNKTKQINSPIKKLLKKCEDDKIPRLLVAMKKRSEIDKEHRPFKCTHCNWAFKKLCNLQSHLQTHTGLKPHVCDICGKAYSHQGTLQQHKRLHTGERPYHCPFCIKTYIWSSDYRKHIRTHTGEKPYVCDTCGKDFIRSSDLRKHERNMHTNDKPFPCMHCGKTFNKPLSLKRHERKHLGERPFSCPDCGKAFALASRMAEHQKIHAGVRPYICSVCSKCFTKSSNLTEHEAIHSGARPHKCAECGVAFAMASRLVRHQYVHSKEKPHNCTGCSKNFSHLATLKLHQEQTCAGMIFVCVKCDKSFQCAAKLAQHMPNHRDMNI; encoded by the coding sequence ATGCAGATGATTTCAAGCCCCACTCCAAAAGTGACCATGGCTGATGAAATCTCCCCACGTCTGTCGGACACAGCAGTTGTTGCTATCAGAAGTAACGGGAAACACCAAGAAAGACATTGTGTCACTCCTTCTCTCCCAGATGGACAGATCTTAGTTAATACTCACCATGTGAAGACTGACTCTTCATTTGGCGGCATTTGTGGTATGACTTTGCTTTCAGAGAGCTGTGACACTGGAATCCTTTATCTGAACCCTCAAACACCAAAGTGGTCTCTTGTGGAGAAGTTTGCTGAGCTTTCACAGGCAGAGGAAACAGGATTTAAAGATGACCAGGACCACGGCAGTCAAGGATTGTTACAATGCACTAAACATATTGAGAACAATACAATGTATGGATATAATGAAGTGCTCTTGGATGCTGCACAAATGAAGGAACGCTCTCAATACCTCAAGAGCCATAACATACAAAGTAACGCCTCAGACAAACAAAGAGCATCTAAACTCAAAGAGCTAAATGTTGAGGAATATTCTCTGGGTGGAAGTGGGAATAAgaccaaacaaataaatagtcCTATTAAGAAATTACTTAAAAAGTGTGAAGATGACAAGATCCCTCGACTTTTGGTAGCAATGAAGAAACGCAGTGAAATTGACAAAGAGCACCGTCCCTTCAAGTGCACACACTGCAACTGGGCTTTTAAAAAGCTGTGCAACCTACAGAGTcaccttcaaacacacactggcctCAAGCCGCACGTGTGTGATATATGTGGCAAGGCTTACTCCCATCAGGgcacactgcagcagcacaagCGTCTGCACACAGGTGAAAGACCATATCACTGCCCTTTCTGTATCAAGACCTACATCTGGTCCTCAGATTACCGCAAGCATATTCGCACACACACTGGTGAGAAGCCTTACGTCTGTGACACTTGTGGCAAGGATTTTATTCGCTCCTCTGACCTGCGAAAGCACGAGCGGAACATGCATACCAATGACAAGCCCTTCCCATGCATGCACTGTGGCAAGACCTTCAATAAACCCCTCTCCCTGAAGCGTCATGAGCGCAAGCACCTTGGAGAAAGGCCCTTCTCCTGCCCCGACTGTGGGAAAGCCTTCGCTCTGGCTAGTCGTATGGCAGAGCACCAGAAGATCCATGCGGGAGTGCGTCCGTACATCTGCTCGGTGTGCTCCAAGTGTTTCACAAAGTCGTCCAACCTGACCGAACACGAGGCCATCCACAGCGGAGCGCGGCCCCACAAGTGTGCAGAGTGCGGCGTGGCGTTTGCCATGGCTTCTCGCCTCGTTCGTCACCAGTACGTCCACAGTAAAGAGAAACCCCACAACTGCACAGGCTGCAGCAAGAACTTTAGCCACCTAGCCACACTGAAGCTTCATCAGGAGCAAACCTGCGCTGGGATGATCTTTGTCTGTGTGAAGTGTGACAAATCATTCCAGTGTGCTGCAAAGCTTGCACAGCATATGCCGAACCACAGGGACATGAATATCTGA